A part of Sus scrofa isolate TJ Tabasco breed Duroc chromosome 15, Sscrofa11.1, whole genome shotgun sequence genomic DNA contains:
- the C15H2orf72 gene encoding uncharacterized protein C2orf72 homolog, with protein MERELEALTARPACPAEPPFQALVEAAGGQGQVLLVGELWEREQSRTLLWDFARAVFPPQQAPGKPGDAAVPGTGPGAPGAQKAPRMAGARAFRSPLVFVLCRASSLAARQPRRHLREMLRDVRGRRRAGAALVGVLVAEAEREDEVAPELRLLEALLRTVFGRQAGGPVQAAAYCPGHPASSLAVQAAACRALQAAGPARPDGAWERPGLPALLACFSWGPWSRGKDPDASPPVEGDCQDPEEELALTAVYPNGDCEETGKGSGAWDGVAPAPAKPTGDLR; from the exons ATGGAGCGCGAGCTGGAGGCGCTGACCGCCCGGCCCGCGTGCCCGGCGGAGCCGCCCTTCCAGGCGCTGGTGGAGGCGGCGGGCGGCCAAGGGCAGGTGCTGCTGGTGGGCGAGCTGTGGGAGCGCGAGCAGAGCCGCACGCTGCTGTGGGACTTCGCCCGGGCGGTGTTCCCACCCCAGCAAGCCCCGGGCAAGCCGGGAGACGCGGCGGTGCCGGGCACCGGGCCCGGGGCGCCGGGGGCGCAGAAGGCGCCCAGGATGGCGGGGGCGCGCGCCTTCCGCTCGCCGCTGGTCTTCGTGCTGTGCCGCGCGTCGTCGCTGGCCGCCCGGCAGCCGCGGCGCCACCTGCGGGAGATGCTGCGGGACGTGCGTGGCCGGCGCCGGGCCGGGGCGGCGCTGGTCGGGGTGCTGGTGGCCGAGGCCGAGCGGGAGGACGAGGTGGCCCCGGAGCTTCGGCTTCTGGAGGCGCTGCTGCGCACCGTGTTCGGCCGCCAGGCTGGGGGCCCAGTACAAGCGGCCGCCTACTGTCCCGGCCACCCGGCCTCCAGTCTGGCCGTCCAGGCGGCCGCCTGCAGGGCTCTGCAAGCCGCGGGGCCAGCGCGACCAG ATGGAGCCTGGGAGAGACCTGGCCTCCCAGCTCTGCTGGCGTGCTTTTCCTGGGGTCCTTGGAGCCGGGGGAAGGACCCAGATGCCAGCCCCCCAGTTGAGG GTGACTGCCAGGACCCCGAGGAGGAGCTGGCACTGACAGCCGTGTATCCCAACGGAGACTGTGAGGAGACTGGAAAGGGGTCAGGAGCCTGGGATGGAGTTGCCCCCGCTCCCGCTAAGCCCACTGGAGACTTGAGATGA